The Rhea pennata isolate bPtePen1 chromosome 23, bPtePen1.pri, whole genome shotgun sequence genomic interval GCGCCCGCAGCCCGCCGAAGGCGCCCAGCGGCGAGCCGGCCCAGGCcaggcgccgcgccgcgcgcatCTGCGCCGCCAGCCCGCCCAGCGCGCCCAGCAGCGGCGCCCAGGCGgccagcgccgcccgccccgccgcgtcCTGCCGCGCcacggccgccgcgccggcccgcagcgccgccgacaccgccgccgccgccgccatgccgcgccgcgccccgctgCGTCAGCCGCTGCGTCAGCGCGCCGCCGCGACGTGCGGCGTCAGCGCGACGTGCGGCGTCAGCGCGACGTGCGGCGTcagcgcgccgcccgcccgcgccgcgctccgaTTGGccgcgcccggggcggcggTTGGGTTTGAACGTGCCTCGGGCGGGCGGCGGTGGCACTAGGCCGCGCTCGCGCTAGATCTCACCGGCGGCaggcccggctcggcgcggcctgacccggcccggcccggccgccatGGCCCCCGCGCGGAGGAAGGCGGGCACGACCGCGCGCGCCAGGAAACTCGCGGCCTTCCTCAAGGACTTCGACCGCGAGGGtaggccgggctgggccgggcctggcggggccgggcctgggcctgggcctgggcgCGGGTCGGGTCGGGTCGGAGCAGGGCCCGGCGGGCGctggggcggccgggccgggcccgggggagcggcggggcccTGGGGGGAGGCCCCGGGGGCTGGCGGCgccccggggagcggcggcgTGAGGCCGTGCGCGTCCCCGCAGTGAGGAGCCGGCTCGAGCAGCTGCGGACGAACGGGGAGCGCCTCGTCAAGGAGGTGGAGGACCTGTACGACATCGAGATCCTGCGGCTGCCGCTGGCGCTCCGCGAGATGAACTGGCTCGACTACCTCGGTACggagcgggggcggcgggcgctggtCTTCCTTGACcggggtggagggagggagggaaggaagaaaacactataaaagaaagctgaatCCCGTGTGTCTCATGTTCCACGAGCAAAAAGCCTATGGGCACTCTTAGAAGCACTGGTTTCTCAGTCTTAAGCTGAGACCACTCTGGTGAAAtactaaaatgtttaataaactGCCCTAGatataaattgatttttaaaatattttctttttagctaaAGGAGGAAGCAAAAAGGTCTTAGAAGAGGCAGCAACGGTAGGTGTCTAGCATAAATAGTAAATTTTTCTGAGGGCCTTTTTTGTCCCTGTAGCAGAGGAAAGGCTTCTTCCTTCTGTAAGAAGGCTTCTTTTACAGGTTACAAAAACACTTTCACAATTATTGTGTTAAGCTCTAAATGtaataaatgtcttttattttgttacgACTAGGCTTTACTAATGATGCATTGCTAGTCTTCCTGACCTGCTTAACTTCTCTCCTAGATACCTGAGAGAATATATACTTTTTGTGAGTTAAAGCATCTCTGAactgagcagcagggaagaggtGAAAGCATACTTGTAGCTGCCAGAAAAGGCATGTTAGTACTGGTGGTATGCAGGTCTGCTAAGTCATTGTTGCTTTCAGAATAACATGAAAGTTCCTTGTTTCAGCACGACAGATgaatatagatatatttttgttataaaactATTAGGGATTTACTCCTCAACTTTGATGCATCGCAGCTATGCTTTACTGATGATCCTAATAGTAGCATGACTGTTTTTAATTGTAGGCAGacttggaaataaaagaaataaacaaattaacAGCAGAAGTTATCCAGACTCCTTTAAAAATCATCAAGAAAGGTCAGTTTGCTTTTAAGTGTTATGATGAGTTCAGTAAGATGAAAGCTTGCAATGGTCTATGTTCTGTAAATGGTAATTCAACTATTATATGCAGTCTTCAACATGTTTGAAtacaagaaaatgatttttcctttattcttgtTACCAGAAGTAGTtatacttgttttttaaaaactctgaaaataaatgctgtatCAACCACTCCTATTGGAGTTTGGATTTCACGAGCAAATTGTTGCCAAAAATACTcgtagttatttattttttacccCAACTGCTACCTaacaatttattcttttcaacTTGAATAACATCATCTCCTTTTAGCTGAAAAATCTAAACAGGATATTGAAGCTATTGAAGAAGAAGCAGCGTCTCCTTTACTTCctcaagcaaagaaaacaaaacatgataAACAATCTCTTGCAGAACTAgaagctgaaaatattaatcCAAGAACTGGAAAGGTAAAGAGCTACACCTTATGATGACTCTCTTCTCATGATGTAAACTTAAACTATTTCACTGAGATGATGCCTGTCCAAGACACTTTGAAGgggactaaaaaaaaaaaaaaaaaaggctaatgTCTCCTGTAATGCCTAGTGATAAgaatcttgtttttttgtttgctcttaGAGAGTACAAATCACTTAGCTTGGTGCAAATTCTTTATCCCTGCCTCATTGATCCCTGCTTCTATTGCTTTTATACATCTGCAAGGTCTTACTTCCCATCCTTTTCCTCTAAGATAATGCATTCATTTTTGTATGTGATATTCCCCATAATAGAGACACTTTTAACTGTGTTGAAAATTCTTTACCAATGctaatttctgcttcttttactCTGGCCAGTAATGAATATATGGACAGTACTAGGTCAAGGTAAAAGTTCATGTAATTGTGCCCTTCTAATATTCTACAGCAAAGCTGAGAGGGGGGAAAACATAAGAATGATATTAAAATGGGAAAGTTTACAGAAGGCTGTATGTCATTTGGTTCAGGCTtttgtgcattaaaaaagaagctATTGAATCAAGCTTTTTGTATGGAAGCCTTTGTTTGTACTGGTCTCTGCTGTTACATGATAATGAAGTAACTAATTTGTTGAGTCATGTATTTCAGGTGAAGGCATCCATTAAAAAAGTACCAGTGTCCAAGAGCAGAAGAGCTCCTTCGGCAAGAGTGAAACGCATGAGTAAAAGGTATTAGGAGATATACATCTTTTCACTGGCCTTCAGAGAAGGGGAGAGTAAGTGTATGACTAATAAAACTCTGAAATGGAATGGAGTAAGTTTTAGTAGGCTGGTTGATACACAAGCATGTCGTGTTGTAGAAACAATCAGTGATTTGACAGTTAATGAAAGATGGGCAACTCCTCCTCTGAGGACCAGCTATCCCTAGCTTTGGGGTTTACCCTTAATCAGTAAGAACCTTCAGACAGAGTTTGTACATCTGTTAACATGATTCTTcagagcaggattttttttttttttcttcagcagatcGAGCAGAAACAATTTTATCACTCCAGCTACTGCTAGAATTGTTGATATCTGTGCTCAGGGGGGTACTTCCATTGTCACACCCAAGTTTGATTCCAGGTTTGTGATCTATTTCTCTGTTAATGTCTAATATAGAGGATGGTCTTACTGTTAGCTTTATTTATCTGTCATCTATTTGCAAAAGAGTCGTTGGTGGCTGTTTGAATCTGTGAAATGAAAGACTTTCAATCTAAGTGCTTTATCAGTGTTGcctgtttttttgctttttttgtttgttttggtttttttttttgagtgggGGAGAGAGTGTGTACATAGTATTATCTGAATTTTTCACGTTAGAATGGGATCATGGAAGCAGATATAAGATTTTTTGACTGGCACCCGTAAGGAGTCATCTGTGGAGTTAGGATTAGATAGTCCTGActccatatttattttccttttatgtgaATTACTTTTTCCCCAATTTTGAGCATGTGTAAAATTGTATCTAAATTGTAATTCCTCTTTCGCTTGTTCAGTAAACCTTCTCTGAATCTGTTCAGGCCTCATAGGCAGTCAGACTTTTCTACTTATCATTTTAGCTCTTTTATAGATATATAATCTATTAGAGGGAGGGAGAGCTTTATATTTCTCTGTTTGGGATTATCAGAAACAAGTTGTAGATGGagcctttctttctgttgtctttgtttcacacagaaaatagtttaaaactCTTCCCATCAGAGAATTTTATTGAACTTGTGATCACTTTAATCAACTGCAGTAAAATTAGTTTTCTACAACTTTGGaatgtttcagaattttcaAGACACCAGGTTTGCGCACACCTGCACTAAATGAGCGTGTTTATACCATCTCTGCCAATGGCAGCCCACTTGCTGGCAGCAATGATATCTTCATTACAGTTCCTGTTGGAGGAGGGGAGGTAAATTAGAAATATGAATCTGCAAAAATCTTATGTTTGTACTTTCTTGGAacaggggaggggaaagaggagcATATATGTTTCAAGCCATTCCCAGTCATCTGTTCTtgattttttcagttgtgctaTCATAGTTGATCAGGGATtgataaaataaagttatttgaCAGAACCGCTTCCACTTCTGACTGAGTAGAATGTAGATTACTGTTTTGCTGTATGTTTAAATCACTGAGATCTGTTTTCTTCACAGAGTATTTGTTTAACAGCAAGTGATTTGACCAAGAAGAATCTTCTTCATCTGAATCCAGAGGCCCAAGGAATTATGAAAAAGCTAtcagtaagtatttattttcagtcatgAGCTGCAGTTGTAATGCTGTGTTTTCACTCTTTAATTAGTTACTGGACTGTTGAGCTCCCCATGTCTTGCATCTTGGCTCATGTTGCTGGTCAAGAAAAAGCATGTActgggaaaggaagaggggaaTAGCTTTGCCTCACATATGGCTCGATCCAAACCGTGGCTAAATGATACACTTGTTGGAAGAGAGCTATTGtcagtattttgagaaaatgaatTCAAACTGAATGCTTCTGCCACTTCTGGCAGAAGTGGTAAGCAGTTGTGGGTACTgattaatttctctttccttctagGTTCGTCTCGCACAAGCATGCAGTGGTGCAAAGACGCATAGATGAAACTTAATGAATATTGACATCCCTCTGTAAATATGGAACATTGCATTCAGGACTGCTAACTTTAGAGCAACAActgatttgtttcttctttccattaACTTACAGAATAGAAGTTAGGAACTGATTTTTCTACCTATAATATGTAATGGTATTAGaatagcttgcttttttttttttttttttttttaatccaagagaaaaatacttttttcttctaaggcTGAGACCAAGGTACAGTTATCTTGGACTTGCAGACCAGCGAGCTGAGTAGAGAGGTTGTTCTGGCATTTTGCAAAAGACAGAGTGGTAGATACAAGTGACTGAAGTTTGTATCTGtctgggaagagaaagcaacagATCAGGTTTGTTGCGCTTCTTTCCAGACATGTCCTTTCTCTGCTGATGTGTTTAAAATGTGATGACTATCTCAGT includes:
- the CDCA8 gene encoding borealin; translation: MAPARRKAGTTARARKLAAFLKDFDREVRSRLEQLRTNGERLVKEVEDLYDIEILRLPLALREMNWLDYLAKGGSKKVLEEAATADLEIKEINKLTAEVIQTPLKIIKKAEKSKQDIEAIEEEAASPLLPQAKKTKHDKQSLAELEAENINPRTGKVKASIKKVPVSKSRRAPSARVKRMSKRSSRNNFITPATARIVDICAQGGTSIVTPKFDSRIFKTPGLRTPALNERVYTISANGSPLAGSNDIFITVPVGGGESICLTASDLTKKNLLHLNPEAQGIMKKLSVRLAQACSGAKTHR